A single Camarhynchus parvulus chromosome 5, STF_HiC, whole genome shotgun sequence DNA region contains:
- the SYT13 gene encoding synaptotagmin-13 isoform X2 — MVLSAPVIALGATLGTATSILALCGLTCFCKCKQPGKGLSEKDQEDETENTKPSVLQPVQQFNIKKTAEPVQPRALLKFPNIYGPKPEVTSPEIVNYTQYSLKTTEEPAPGKHTALDENRMKIQVNEELFVLPQNGVVKDVCVTEPLRPERAGGGQQAPELHYSLLYEPQRAQLRVALLQAMHDGMSGDQDTGCHCYILGTLESKSGIAEAQTELKKKVLHTLWEEVLQFPLTEEEMPGGTLTLTLRNCDKFSRHSIVGELKLKLAEMEESFGKAQWERLKSPEKEPSTGHGEVLLSISYLPAANRLLVVIIKAKNLHSKQLKDLLGSDVSVKVTLRHQSLKLKKKQTKRAKHKINPVWNEMIMFEVPHELLCASSVELEMLSQDGAGQSHVLGKCSLGLHVTGTERSHWEEMLRNPRKQIAMWHQLHM; from the exons ATGGTTTTGTCTGCTCCAGTTATAGCCCTGGGGGCTACCTTAGGGACTGCAACTAGCATCCTTGCCCTCTGCGGCCTCACCTGCTTCTGCAAATGCAAGCAACCTGGGAAAGGACTCTCAGAAAAGGACCAAGAGGACGAGACGGAAAATACTAAGCCCAGTGTGCTTCAGCCAGTCCAGCAA ttcaaCATTAAGAAAACTGCAGAGCCAGTCCAGCCTCGAGCACTTCTGAAGTTTCCCAACATTTATGGCCCCAAACCAGAAGTAACTTCACCTGAAATTGTTAACTACACGCAGTACTCTCTGAAGACAACAGAAGAACCAGCTCCTGGGAAACATACTGCTTTGGATGAGAATAGAATGAAGATACAAGTCAATGAAGAGCTGTTTGTTCTCCCTCAAAACG GTGTGGTAAAGGACGTGTGTGTCACGGAGCCCCTGAGGCCCGAGCGGGCAGGCGGCGGGCAGCAGGCCCCTGAGCTGCACTACTCCCTGCTCTACGAGCCGCAGCGCGCGCAGCTGCGCGTGGCCCTCCTCCAAG CTATGCATGACGGAATGAGCGGGGACCAAGACACTGGCTGCCATTGCTACATACTGGGCACCCTGGAGAGCAAGTCTGGCATTGCTGAGGCCCAGACAGAGCTGAAGAAGAAGGTACTTCACACCCTTTGGGAGGAGGTGCTGCAATTCCCATTAACAGAGGAGGAGATGCCAGGAGGAACACTAACTCTCACCCTGAGAAATTGTGACAAGTTCTCCAGGCACAGCATTGTGGGGGAACTGAAACTGAAACTTGCTGAAATGGAGGAATCCTTTGGGAAGGCCCAGTGGGAAAGGCTAAAGAGCCCAGAGAAG GAGCCATCCACAGGCCATGGGGAGGTTCTGCTCTCTATTAGCTACCTGCCAGCAGCTAATCGCCTGCTGGTGGTGATTATTAAGGCTAAAAACCTCCATTCCAAGCAGCTGAAAGATCTACTTGGAAGTG ATGTTTCTGTCAAGGTGACACTGAGGCATCAGTCACTGAAGCTGAAGAAGAAGCAGACCAAACGTGCAAAACACAAGATCAACCCTGTGTGGAACGAGATGATCATGTTTGAGGTGCCTCATGAGCTCCTGTGTGCCTCCAGCGtggagctggaaatgctgagccaggatggagctggccAGAGCCATGTGCTTGGCAAGTGCAGTCTGGGCTTACACgtcacaggcacagagaggagCCACTGGGAAGAAATGTTGAGGAACCCCAGGAAACAGATAGCCATGTGGCACCAGCTCCACATGTAG
- the SYT13 gene encoding synaptotagmin-13 isoform X1 produces MVLSAPVIALGATLGTATSILALCGLTCFCKCKQPGKGLSEKDQEDETENTKPSVLQPVQQFNIKKTAEPVQPRALLKFPNIYGPKPEVTSPEIVNYTQYSLKTTEEPAPGKHTALDENRMKIQVNEELFVLPQNVPGVVKDVCVTEPLRPERAGGGQQAPELHYSLLYEPQRAQLRVALLQAMHDGMSGDQDTGCHCYILGTLESKSGIAEAQTELKKKVLHTLWEEVLQFPLTEEEMPGGTLTLTLRNCDKFSRHSIVGELKLKLAEMEESFGKAQWERLKSPEKEPSTGHGEVLLSISYLPAANRLLVVIIKAKNLHSKQLKDLLGSDVSVKVTLRHQSLKLKKKQTKRAKHKINPVWNEMIMFEVPHELLCASSVELEMLSQDGAGQSHVLGKCSLGLHVTGTERSHWEEMLRNPRKQIAMWHQLHM; encoded by the exons ATGGTTTTGTCTGCTCCAGTTATAGCCCTGGGGGCTACCTTAGGGACTGCAACTAGCATCCTTGCCCTCTGCGGCCTCACCTGCTTCTGCAAATGCAAGCAACCTGGGAAAGGACTCTCAGAAAAGGACCAAGAGGACGAGACGGAAAATACTAAGCCCAGTGTGCTTCAGCCAGTCCAGCAA ttcaaCATTAAGAAAACTGCAGAGCCAGTCCAGCCTCGAGCACTTCTGAAGTTTCCCAACATTTATGGCCCCAAACCAGAAGTAACTTCACCTGAAATTGTTAACTACACGCAGTACTCTCTGAAGACAACAGAAGAACCAGCTCCTGGGAAACATACTGCTTTGGATGAGAATAGAATGAAGATACAAGTCAATGAAGAGCTGTTTGTTCTCCCTCAAAACG TTCCAGGTGTGGTAAAGGACGTGTGTGTCACGGAGCCCCTGAGGCCCGAGCGGGCAGGCGGCGGGCAGCAGGCCCCTGAGCTGCACTACTCCCTGCTCTACGAGCCGCAGCGCGCGCAGCTGCGCGTGGCCCTCCTCCAAG CTATGCATGACGGAATGAGCGGGGACCAAGACACTGGCTGCCATTGCTACATACTGGGCACCCTGGAGAGCAAGTCTGGCATTGCTGAGGCCCAGACAGAGCTGAAGAAGAAGGTACTTCACACCCTTTGGGAGGAGGTGCTGCAATTCCCATTAACAGAGGAGGAGATGCCAGGAGGAACACTAACTCTCACCCTGAGAAATTGTGACAAGTTCTCCAGGCACAGCATTGTGGGGGAACTGAAACTGAAACTTGCTGAAATGGAGGAATCCTTTGGGAAGGCCCAGTGGGAAAGGCTAAAGAGCCCAGAGAAG GAGCCATCCACAGGCCATGGGGAGGTTCTGCTCTCTATTAGCTACCTGCCAGCAGCTAATCGCCTGCTGGTGGTGATTATTAAGGCTAAAAACCTCCATTCCAAGCAGCTGAAAGATCTACTTGGAAGTG ATGTTTCTGTCAAGGTGACACTGAGGCATCAGTCACTGAAGCTGAAGAAGAAGCAGACCAAACGTGCAAAACACAAGATCAACCCTGTGTGGAACGAGATGATCATGTTTGAGGTGCCTCATGAGCTCCTGTGTGCCTCCAGCGtggagctggaaatgctgagccaggatggagctggccAGAGCCATGTGCTTGGCAAGTGCAGTCTGGGCTTACACgtcacaggcacagagaggagCCACTGGGAAGAAATGTTGAGGAACCCCAGGAAACAGATAGCCATGTGGCACCAGCTCCACATGTAG